A portion of the Sandaracinobacteroides saxicola genome contains these proteins:
- a CDS encoding PEPxxWA-CTERM sorting domain-containing protein: MRTPLVGLLLPIALIVATPAAAVAIIGGTTRVAVNPLPPGLTPGLLGTATLGPGPGLSVDFPITGGLLDGIRTRIFHEGSGVSLTGGTDVLALENFIIAPNLNRILGDVTLNGTLVGSDVPLFLANFASVSAAALADLSNPSLVLRLTPQAIGALNTAFGVTLPANARFGTAASAPSLVPEASVWATMILGFGLVGLSLRRRPFKATLS, encoded by the coding sequence ATGCGTACCCCCCTTGTCGGGCTGTTGTTGCCTATTGCCCTCATCGTTGCCACCCCGGCCGCCGCCGTCGCCATCATCGGCGGCACCACCCGCGTCGCTGTCAATCCGCTGCCGCCCGGGCTCACCCCCGGCCTGCTCGGCACCGCCACGCTCGGGCCGGGGCCCGGCCTGTCGGTCGATTTCCCCATCACCGGCGGCCTGCTCGATGGCATCCGGACCCGCATTTTCCACGAAGGCTCGGGCGTCAGCCTCACCGGCGGCACCGATGTCCTCGCGCTGGAAAATTTCATCATCGCCCCCAACCTCAACCGCATCCTGGGCGATGTGACCCTGAACGGCACGCTCGTCGGGTCCGACGTGCCGCTGTTCCTGGCCAATTTCGCCAGCGTCAGCGCGGCGGCGCTCGCCGACCTCAGCAATCCCTCGCTCGTGCTGCGGCTTACCCCGCAGGCGATCGGCGCGCTGAACACGGCGTTCGGCGTCACACTGCCGGCCAACGCCCGCTTCGGCACTGCCGCCAGCGCGCCGTCGCTGGTGCCGGAGGCGTCGGTCTGGGCGACCATGATCCTCGGCTTCGGCCTCGTTGGCCTGTCGCTGCGCCGGCGGCCCTTCAAAGCCACCCTTTCCTGA